One Dehalococcoidia bacterium DNA window includes the following coding sequences:
- a CDS encoding FG-GAP repeat protein — EGFATEGLNGAAHVFTRDSETGRWRHVARLTASDGEHSDQLGHSVSIDGDTVAVGAWLDSTGDDIFHGSVYVFTKPANGWADATETAKLTASDGDVLDHLGISVAVDGDTVVAGSNGRALDPSATQPIHNAGTVYVFVKPTTGWADANETALLTASDGERSDELGYSVSIDGDTVVAGAWKDDVSGDDKGSAYVFVKPVGGWADASETAKLTALDGGDGDKLGRSVAVDGDTVVVGASGDDDEGSNSGSVYVYTKPATGWADATENTKLTASDGASGDILGSSVAVDGDTVVAGKAAIPARSTCSLKTPTAGARSLRSRPRTERQIITWGDL; from the coding sequence GATTCGGAGACCGGTAGATGGCGCCATGTCGCCAGGTTGACCGCCTCCGACGGCGAGCACAGTGATCAACTGGGGCATTCAGTATCCATTGACGGCGACACCGTGGCGGTCGGGGCTTGGCTGGACAGCACGGGCGATGACATCTTCCACGGTTCGGTGTACGTGTTCACCAAGCCAGCCAACGGCTGGGCCGACGCGACCGAGACCGCCAAACTGACAGCCTCCGATGGCGATGTCCTTGATCATCTAGGTATCTCCGTAGCTGTGGACGGTGACACCGTTGTGGCTGGGTCAAACGGACGCGCCCTCGACCCCTCTGCCACCCAACCAATCCACAATGCCGGAACCGTATACGTGTTCGTCAAGCCGACCACCGGCTGGGCCGACGCCAACGAAACGGCCCTGCTGACCGCCTCCGACGGCGAGCGCAGTGATGAGTTGGGGTATTCCGTATCCATTGACGGCGATACCGTGGTGGCTGGGGCCTGGAAGGACGACGTTTCGGGCGATGACAAGGGCTCGGCTTACGTGTTCGTCAAGCCCGTCGGCGGCTGGGCGGACGCCAGTGAAACGGCCAAACTGACCGCGTTGGACGGCGGGGATGGTGACAAATTGGGGCGCTCCGTTGCCGTGGACGGCGATACCGTGGTCGTCGGAGCATCAGGAGACGACGACGAAGGCAGCAATTCCGGCTCGGTCTATGTATACACCAAGCCCGCCACCGGCTGGGCAGACGCGACTGAGAACACCAAACTGACAGCCTCCGATGGCGCGTCGGGTGATATCTTGGGGTCCTCCGTAGCCGTGGACGGCGACACCGTGGTCGCCGGAAAGGCGGCGATTCCGGCTCGGTCTACGTGTTCACTAAAGACTCCGACGGCTGGAGCGAGAAGTTTAAGGTCACGGCCTCGGACGGAGCGGCAGATCATTACTTGGGGAGATCTGTAG